The Streptomyces europaeiscabiei genome window below encodes:
- a CDS encoding GNAT family N-acetyltransferase: MSSSHDIAVRPVTEDEIPAWLNALNTGFLRAPESLSEQELKDRSAHMDPPRTLAAFDASRSRTPLTPTDTTQVVATFRSFPQELTVVGGRTVPADAISNVTVSPTHRRRGILTRMMAHDLVAAKDRGDVVATLIAAEYPIYGRYGFGPATCTTEWTVDVPRTGLDPRWSGPADGGRVDLVDGAVVRALGPALHDRLRHAQPGAVDRDERWWRVNTGDLRTSSSWTEPFYAVYRSAAGEIEGMVSYETDDTWQMKQPQNTADVNWLIATTPAAERALWHYLCSIDWITKVKSGWRAPDDLLPHFFPDPRAVSVTTHADWLWVRILDVVRALEARTYAGTGAALVLEVVDRDGFAGGRYRLDAGPDGASCVPTSEDGDLVLEAADLAALWLGDESAVRLTALGRVREQRKGAAFVADALLRTSRRPWCPDLF; this comes from the coding sequence ATGAGCTCCTCCCACGACATAGCCGTACGCCCTGTCACCGAGGACGAGATCCCGGCCTGGCTGAACGCCCTCAACACCGGCTTCCTCCGCGCCCCGGAATCCCTCTCCGAGCAGGAGCTCAAGGACCGCTCGGCCCACATGGACCCACCCCGCACCCTCGCCGCCTTCGACGCGTCCCGATCCCGCACCCCCCTCACCCCCACCGACACCACCCAGGTCGTCGCGACCTTCCGCTCCTTCCCGCAGGAGCTGACAGTCGTCGGCGGCCGGACCGTCCCCGCCGACGCCATCTCGAACGTCACGGTCAGCCCCACCCACCGCCGCCGAGGCATTCTCACCCGGATGATGGCCCACGACCTCGTCGCCGCGAAGGACCGCGGCGACGTCGTCGCCACCCTGATCGCCGCCGAGTACCCGATCTACGGCCGCTACGGCTTCGGTCCCGCCACCTGCACCACCGAGTGGACCGTCGACGTGCCCCGCACCGGCCTGGACCCCCGCTGGTCCGGCCCGGCGGACGGCGGCCGGGTCGACCTCGTCGACGGCGCGGTCGTACGCGCTCTCGGCCCCGCCCTGCACGACCGCCTCCGCCACGCCCAGCCCGGCGCGGTGGACCGCGACGAGCGCTGGTGGCGGGTCAACACCGGTGACCTGCGGACCAGCTCCTCCTGGACCGAGCCGTTCTATGCGGTGTACCGCTCGGCGGCCGGTGAGATCGAGGGCATGGTCTCGTACGAGACGGACGACACCTGGCAGATGAAGCAGCCGCAGAACACGGCCGACGTCAACTGGCTGATCGCGACGACCCCGGCCGCCGAGCGCGCCCTGTGGCACTACCTCTGCTCGATCGACTGGATCACCAAGGTCAAGTCCGGCTGGCGGGCCCCGGACGACCTCCTCCCGCACTTCTTCCCCGACCCGCGCGCCGTGAGCGTCACCACCCATGCGGACTGGCTGTGGGTGCGGATCCTGGACGTCGTACGGGCGCTGGAGGCCCGTACGTACGCGGGGACCGGGGCGGCGCTGGTGCTGGAGGTCGTCGACCGGGACGGCTTCGCGGGCGGGCGCTATCGGCTGGACGCGGGCCCGGACGGGGCGAGTTGCGTGCCGACGAGTGAGGACGGGGACCTCGTCCTGGAGGCCGCGGACCTGGCGGCGCTGTGGCTGGGCGACGAGTCGGCCGTACGGCTCACCGCGCTCGGCCGGGTGCGGGAACAGCGGAAGGGCGCCGCCTTTGTGGCCGACGCCCTACTGCGGACGTCCAGGCGCCCGTGGTGCCCGGACCTCTTCTGA
- a CDS encoding winged helix-turn-helix domain-containing protein, whose amino-acid sequence MFVERERTAVDGRKSSQRPQRSHREVADVLRGRIRSGELRPGQRMPTQAKLADEFGVERGAVRQALRILQSEHLLTNVSKGSPATVAPRVGASAVRGPHAAPRPTMVELAPRISAAFAAPHVKIDALCLTSVSLTLAVGEPLREIHAGRINPARVDVRVMLPSRDIPLAFPAPVDASVDGRLQRRWLAHRNAQGQVLKHNLLALRSTHGIDVRVAFRALPFTPPVKLYLLNGREALFAYYTVQRKEAEVDSEQLEMYDAEGTQSTLFAFERSAAAAPRDTTFVEQSGLWFNALWETISSDLLLTS is encoded by the coding sequence TTGTTCGTGGAGCGGGAACGTACGGCCGTCGATGGGCGGAAGTCGTCACAGCGGCCCCAGAGGTCACATCGCGAGGTGGCCGACGTGTTGCGCGGCCGGATCAGGTCCGGCGAGCTGCGACCGGGACAGCGCATGCCCACCCAGGCGAAGCTGGCGGACGAGTTCGGCGTGGAGCGCGGGGCCGTACGGCAGGCCTTGCGCATCCTGCAGTCGGAGCACCTGCTCACCAACGTTTCCAAGGGCAGCCCGGCGACTGTCGCCCCACGCGTGGGGGCGTCGGCCGTCCGCGGACCGCACGCGGCGCCGCGGCCCACGATGGTGGAGCTTGCCCCTCGCATATCCGCAGCCTTCGCGGCCCCGCACGTGAAGATCGACGCCCTCTGCCTGACGTCCGTGTCCCTCACGCTCGCCGTGGGTGAGCCGTTGCGCGAGATTCACGCGGGGCGCATAAATCCGGCCAGGGTCGACGTCCGGGTGATGCTGCCCAGCCGTGACATCCCGCTCGCCTTCCCGGCCCCGGTCGACGCCTCGGTCGACGGCCGGCTGCAGCGCCGCTGGCTCGCCCATCGCAACGCCCAGGGGCAGGTCCTCAAGCACAACCTGCTGGCCCTGCGGTCCACGCACGGCATAGACGTGCGTGTCGCGTTCCGCGCGCTGCCCTTCACCCCACCCGTGAAGCTGTACCTCCTCAACGGCCGGGAGGCGCTGTTCGCGTACTACACGGTCCAGCGGAAGGAGGCCGAAGTGGACAGTGAGCAGCTGGAGATGTACGACGCCGAGGGCACCCAGTCCACGCTGTTCGCGTTCGAGCGGAGCGCGGCCGCCGCCCCGCGGGACACGACCTTCGTCGAGCAGTCCGGCCTGTGGTTCAACGCCCTGTGGGAGACCATCAGTTCGGACCTGCTGCTCACGAGCTGA
- a CDS encoding GntR family transcriptional regulator, with translation MSGERGDGGGKGFNALLEDLRTRIADGTYALDTTLPTQRELADEFRVSRDTVQRVLRELKNEGWIESRQGSGSRVVKSPIHSGREPQAAPRLRAALGPFVTRAFAQPVVRLDVFTLTSESLDAHVRLQAERIRTGELAPPQRIELRMLQPDGSLELPYPRARNPVAELGEAGQLDRLQGQLQERLREITRRHTTSSRLALQNLRTEGLVPSVEVEVRTVPLVPTFKLYLRRGVEALFGPYEVVERPILLDDGTEIEALDVLGLGSTLTRHVNDEGDPNSTGSVFMESMQTWFDSCWERLASTS, from the coding sequence GTGAGCGGAGAACGTGGTGATGGCGGCGGGAAGGGGTTCAACGCCCTTCTGGAAGATCTGCGCACCCGTATCGCCGACGGCACGTACGCCCTGGACACCACTCTGCCGACGCAGCGCGAACTCGCCGACGAGTTCAGGGTTTCGCGTGACACCGTGCAGCGTGTGTTGCGTGAGCTGAAGAACGAGGGATGGATCGAGTCCCGTCAGGGCAGCGGCTCCCGGGTGGTGAAGAGCCCGATCCACTCGGGACGCGAGCCGCAGGCGGCGCCTAGGCTGCGCGCCGCGCTGGGGCCGTTCGTCACCAGGGCCTTCGCGCAGCCCGTCGTGCGGCTGGACGTCTTCACCCTGACGTCCGAAAGCCTCGACGCCCATGTGCGGTTGCAGGCCGAGCGCATCCGTACCGGTGAGCTCGCTCCTCCGCAACGCATCGAGCTGCGGATGCTGCAGCCCGACGGATCGCTGGAGCTGCCGTACCCCCGGGCCAGGAACCCCGTCGCCGAGTTGGGCGAGGCAGGCCAATTGGACCGGTTGCAGGGCCAGCTACAGGAGCGGCTCCGGGAAATCACCCGACGACACACGACCTCGTCGCGCCTGGCGCTGCAAAACCTGAGGACGGAGGGCCTGGTGCCGTCCGTGGAGGTGGAGGTGCGGACCGTCCCACTGGTCCCCACCTTCAAGCTCTATCTGCGCAGGGGCGTGGAGGCGCTGTTCGGCCCGTACGAGGTGGTGGAGCGTCCCATCCTTCTCGACGACGGGACGGAGATCGAGGCACTGGACGTGCTCGGTCTGGGCTCGACCCTGACCCGGCACGTCAACGACGAGGGCGACCCCAACTCCACCGGGTCGGTGTTCATGGAGAGCATGCAGACCTGGTTCGACTCCTGCTGGGAACGGCTCGCCTCGACGTCCTGA
- a CDS encoding TetR family transcriptional regulator, with amino-acid sequence MSETGLRERKKRRMYESVSEVAIRLFLEKGFDAVSVAEVAAAAEISKPTLFRYFPAKEDLVLYRIADHEDETARVVAGRAEGESVVGAVRAHFLAGLARRDPVTGLNDHPQVLAFHRLLYGTPSLVARAHGHLERAEAALAEVLGGGLDARVAAGQIVTVRRVLAEENRRRVERGEPVEEVERDAVAAAERVFGRLEGALPLGAV; translated from the coding sequence ATGAGTGAGACCGGCCTGCGGGAGCGTAAGAAGCGGCGGATGTACGAGAGCGTGTCGGAGGTCGCGATCCGGCTGTTTCTCGAGAAGGGGTTCGACGCGGTGTCCGTGGCCGAGGTGGCCGCGGCGGCGGAGATCTCGAAGCCGACGCTCTTCCGGTACTTCCCGGCGAAGGAGGACCTCGTGCTGTACCGGATCGCCGATCACGAGGACGAGACGGCGCGGGTGGTCGCGGGGCGGGCCGAGGGGGAGTCGGTGGTGGGGGCGGTCCGGGCGCACTTCCTGGCGGGGCTGGCCCGGCGGGACCCGGTGACCGGGTTGAACGACCATCCGCAGGTGCTCGCGTTCCATCGGCTCCTCTACGGGACGCCGTCGCTGGTCGCGCGGGCCCATGGACATCTGGAGCGGGCCGAGGCCGCGCTCGCCGAGGTGCTCGGGGGTGGGCTCGACGCGCGGGTCGCCGCCGGGCAGATCGTGACCGTACGGCGGGTGCTCGCGGAGGAGAACCGGCGGCGGGTCGAGCGGGGGGAGCCGGTGGAGGAGGTCGAGCGGGACGCCGTTGCCGCCGCCGAGCGGGTGTTCGGGCGGCTGGAGGGGGCGCTTCCGCTCGGGGCGGTCTGA
- the ygfZ gene encoding CAF17-like 4Fe-4S cluster assembly/insertion protein YgfZ, which translates to MKSPLLSLPGAVSGEGVDEGVAAHYGDLFREQRALADGTGFVDLSHRGVLAVTGDDRLSWLHLLLTQHVSELPTGEATEALILSANGHIEHALYLVDDGATVWAHVEPGTQEALLAYLESMKFFYRVEVADRTGDFAVVHLPAGSIAEIPEGTVVRETPYGRDLFLPRTDLESYAEKTAPAVGLLAYEALRVEHHRPRLGFETDHRTIPHELGWIGTAVHLQKGCYRGQETVARVQNLGKPPRRLVFLHLDGSEVHLPPRGAEIRLADDGPDGRKLGFITTSARHHELGPVALALIKRNVPVDARLMADTTAAAQETVVEP; encoded by the coding sequence ATGAAGAGCCCTCTGCTGTCCCTGCCCGGCGCCGTCTCCGGCGAGGGGGTGGACGAAGGTGTCGCCGCCCACTACGGGGACCTGTTCCGCGAACAGCGTGCCCTCGCCGACGGCACCGGATTCGTCGACCTCTCCCATCGGGGCGTCCTCGCCGTCACCGGCGATGACCGGCTCAGCTGGCTGCACCTGCTCCTCACCCAGCACGTCAGCGAACTCCCCACGGGCGAGGCCACCGAGGCGCTGATCCTCTCCGCCAACGGCCACATCGAGCACGCGCTGTACCTGGTCGACGACGGCGCGACCGTCTGGGCCCACGTCGAGCCCGGCACCCAGGAGGCGCTGCTCGCGTACCTGGAGTCGATGAAGTTCTTCTACCGGGTCGAAGTAGCCGACCGGACGGGCGACTTCGCGGTCGTCCACCTCCCGGCCGGTTCGATCGCCGAGATCCCGGAGGGCACGGTGGTCCGCGAGACGCCGTACGGCCGTGATCTGTTCCTTCCGCGTACGGACCTGGAGTCGTACGCGGAGAAGACCGCCCCCGCGGTGGGTCTCCTCGCGTACGAGGCGCTGCGCGTCGAGCACCACCGCCCCCGCCTCGGCTTCGAGACCGACCACCGCACCATCCCGCACGAGCTGGGCTGGATCGGTACGGCGGTGCACCTGCAGAAGGGCTGCTACCGGGGCCAGGAGACCGTCGCCCGCGTCCAGAACCTCGGCAAGCCCCCGCGTCGCCTGGTCTTCCTCCACCTCGACGGCAGCGAGGTCCACCTCCCGCCGCGCGGCGCGGAGATCCGCCTCGCGGACGACGGCCCCGACGGCCGCAAGCTCGGCTTCATCACGACCTCGGCCCGCCACCACGAACTGGGCCCGGTGGCCCTCGCCCTGATCAAGCGCAACGTACCGGTGGACGCGAGGCTCATGGCCGACACGACGGCAGCGGCACAGGAGACCGTGGTCGAGCCGTAG
- a CDS encoding aminoglycoside phosphotransferase family protein translates to MPGPSAPRTELDDAFSSLVAYARTEGESSRGHHNLNYVVRPSEEISLGLPALARHDRVTVRRRMRHALPVVIRTWQDEAEILRSIRGALPHVPQCLVKHGDVTVLSYVQGVPLSTICRSGKPLEPHLISALAGLLADMTQVKRKDLPPLPQSWPRTSRDSRAFLRTLALATEEQIRQPNWRRFGGLFASLGIPDDAMVRFAERVPAMVSRPFSLLHTDLHRDNVIFSYHGDPPLICVDWELATYGDPVHDLATHLVRTAYPREQWVEVTDAWRAAMEQRCSKAVNGVERDLRHYVAFEQAQSVYPDVMRAVTSLDGHLDQRDVDAATHAVHRALLVAEEPLGLKSVPDLRVIERILVSWYVSNGRQHIGGRRVQSIPWRADKRVQLHPKFPAWAVRDALFAEGAASADHVFKGTAHLSTAVQVRGIPFPVMVRRNVGSANPRERRFLNEHAVLIAIEKSGVKVRAPRVLALGDSHPSLSDRFTIHTYEGPEGEIRHPDHPEEGLLPHEADDLVDQLCELTRVDCEELGSDTLGHDFWQGLRNELLRMVDQLPKETLALARELGLPGNIRRLGELLDRHLVTPRRSVLLHGDLNPWNLVRRSGGTGLTLIDWEMAMVGDPLYDLVRHMHLTPTLPEIRDRLFTRWSRILPEDCTKGWHDDWRVYRWIETVRSAYVDLDRLVTGDSLDAPNVRRAVDTYAMTLAAATASLGLGVKPTNPYLAEALPRLDDGTGRTGRAAEG, encoded by the coding sequence GTGCCCGGGCCTTCCGCTCCGAGGACGGAGCTGGACGACGCGTTCAGCAGCCTTGTGGCGTACGCGAGGACCGAGGGGGAGTCCAGCCGGGGCCACCACAACCTGAACTACGTCGTGCGGCCGTCGGAGGAGATCAGCCTCGGACTTCCGGCTCTGGCCCGCCATGACCGTGTCACCGTCCGGCGCAGAATGCGCCACGCGCTGCCCGTCGTGATCAGGACCTGGCAGGACGAGGCGGAGATCCTCAGGTCTATCCGCGGTGCGCTGCCTCATGTTCCGCAGTGCCTGGTCAAACACGGGGACGTGACTGTCCTGAGCTATGTGCAGGGCGTGCCGCTCTCCACCATCTGCCGCAGTGGCAAGCCGTTGGAGCCCCATCTGATCTCCGCTCTCGCCGGCCTGTTGGCGGACATGACGCAGGTGAAGAGGAAGGACTTGCCTCCGCTGCCGCAGTCCTGGCCTCGGACCAGCCGGGACAGCCGGGCCTTTCTCCGGACTCTTGCGCTCGCGACCGAGGAACAGATCAGGCAGCCCAACTGGCGCAGGTTCGGAGGGCTGTTCGCCTCGCTCGGCATTCCTGACGACGCGATGGTGCGGTTCGCGGAGAGGGTGCCGGCGATGGTCAGCCGTCCCTTCAGCCTGCTCCACACGGATCTGCACCGTGACAATGTGATCTTCTCCTACCACGGTGACCCTCCGCTGATCTGCGTCGACTGGGAACTGGCGACCTACGGCGACCCGGTGCACGACCTCGCCACACATCTCGTGCGGACGGCGTACCCCCGGGAGCAGTGGGTCGAGGTGACGGACGCGTGGCGGGCGGCCATGGAGCAGAGGTGCAGCAAGGCGGTCAACGGTGTCGAGCGAGATCTGAGGCACTACGTCGCCTTCGAGCAGGCCCAGTCCGTCTACCCCGATGTGATGCGCGCGGTGACCTCGCTCGACGGGCACCTCGATCAGCGGGACGTCGATGCCGCGACCCACGCGGTGCACCGGGCACTACTGGTGGCCGAGGAGCCCCTGGGGCTCAAGAGCGTGCCGGACCTGAGAGTCATCGAACGGATTCTCGTGAGTTGGTATGTGTCCAACGGAAGGCAGCACATCGGAGGCAGGAGAGTGCAGTCCATCCCCTGGCGGGCCGACAAGAGGGTTCAGCTGCACCCGAAGTTCCCGGCATGGGCCGTCAGGGACGCGCTGTTCGCGGAGGGTGCCGCCTCGGCCGACCATGTGTTCAAGGGGACCGCCCATCTCAGTACGGCCGTGCAGGTCCGGGGCATTCCCTTCCCGGTCATGGTGCGACGGAACGTGGGGTCGGCCAACCCCCGGGAGCGGCGCTTTCTGAACGAGCACGCCGTCCTGATCGCCATCGAGAAGTCCGGGGTGAAGGTGCGGGCGCCACGAGTGCTGGCCCTGGGAGACAGCCATCCGAGTCTGAGTGATCGGTTCACCATCCACACGTACGAGGGGCCGGAGGGCGAGATCCGGCACCCGGACCATCCGGAGGAGGGCTTGCTGCCGCATGAGGCGGACGATCTCGTCGACCAGCTCTGCGAGTTGACCCGGGTCGACTGCGAGGAGCTGGGTTCGGACACGCTGGGCCACGACTTCTGGCAGGGGCTGCGCAACGAACTGCTTCGTATGGTCGACCAACTCCCCAAGGAAACCCTCGCGCTCGCGAGGGAGTTGGGGCTCCCCGGAAACATCCGCCGGCTCGGTGAACTTCTCGACCGGCACCTGGTGACCCCGCGCCGGTCCGTTCTGCTGCACGGCGATCTCAACCCCTGGAACCTGGTGCGCCGAAGTGGTGGTACCGGGCTGACCCTCATCGACTGGGAGATGGCGATGGTGGGTGATCCGCTGTACGACCTGGTGCGCCACATGCACCTGACTCCCACGCTCCCGGAGATCCGGGACCGACTGTTCACCCGTTGGTCCCGGATACTGCCGGAGGACTGCACCAAGGGATGGCACGACGACTGGCGCGTGTACCGGTGGATCGAGACGGTCCGCTCCGCCTATGTGGACCTGGACCGGCTGGTCACCGGCGACAGTCTGGACGCCCCCAACGTCCGTCGGGCGGTGGATACCTATGCCATGACCCTGGCCGCGGCGACCGCCTCGCTCGGGCTGGGAGTGAAGCCCACCAACCCCTATCTTGCCGAGGCGCTGCCCCGCCTCGACGATGGAACCGGTAGGACGGGCAGGGCCGCGGAAGGCTGA
- the dtd gene encoding D-aminoacyl-tRNA deacylase yields the protein MRAVVQRVDGASVVVDGETVGAIEGEGLCVLVGVTHDDTKEKAAQLARKLWSVRMLHDEKSCGDVDAPLLVISQFTLYGDARKGRRPTWNAAAPGDVAEPLVEEVVAQLRSLGATVATGRFGAQMRVTLTNDGPFTVLLEM from the coding sequence ATGCGTGCGGTGGTGCAGAGGGTCGACGGCGCGAGCGTCGTCGTGGACGGTGAGACGGTCGGTGCGATCGAGGGCGAGGGGTTGTGTGTCCTCGTGGGGGTGACGCACGACGACACCAAGGAGAAGGCGGCGCAGCTGGCCCGCAAACTGTGGTCGGTGCGGATGCTGCACGACGAGAAGTCGTGCGGCGATGTGGACGCGCCACTGCTGGTGATCAGCCAGTTCACCCTGTACGGCGACGCCCGCAAGGGCCGCCGGCCCACCTGGAACGCGGCGGCGCCCGGCGATGTCGCCGAGCCCTTGGTGGAGGAGGTCGTCGCACAGCTGCGGTCGCTGGGGGCGACGGTGGCGACCGGGCGGTTCGGGGCGCAGATGCGGGTCACGCTGACCAATGACGGGCCGTTCACGGTGCTGCTGGAGATGTGA
- a CDS encoding RsiG family protein has translation MSTSSTGQPPGTATFTRTNPGPGPGVRRPPVQRTDSEPLPPPDPAEHALSRLRLPELRALRRDAQRDEADLSYLRRLLQGRIDILRAELVRRGGAADPTARGEPSALVDRLSAILTDAPARHRSSARHVTVGTPYGEEYRRLAAEMLAEVELSDLQARTDDELTAGLARLVHHEQQISGRRQRLQRTADDCSAEIARRYREGEAQVDDLLI, from the coding sequence ATGAGCACATCGAGTACAGGGCAGCCCCCGGGGACTGCGACGTTCACCCGTACCAATCCGGGGCCGGGCCCCGGCGTCCGCCGGCCACCGGTCCAGCGCACGGACAGCGAACCACTGCCGCCGCCGGACCCGGCCGAGCACGCCCTGTCCCGGCTGCGGCTGCCCGAACTGCGCGCACTGCGCCGGGACGCCCAGCGGGACGAGGCCGATCTCAGTTATCTGCGGCGGCTGCTCCAGGGCCGTATCGACATCCTGCGCGCCGAACTGGTCCGCCGGGGCGGCGCGGCGGACCCCACGGCCCGGGGGGAGCCCTCGGCGCTCGTCGACCGGCTCTCGGCGATCCTCACGGACGCCCCGGCCCGGCACCGGTCCTCGGCCCGCCACGTCACCGTGGGCACGCCCTACGGAGAGGAGTACCGCCGGCTCGCCGCCGAGATGCTCGCCGAGGTCGAACTCTCCGACCTCCAGGCCCGCACCGACGACGAACTCACCGCCGGCCTCGCCCGTCTCGTCCACCACGAGCAGCAGATCTCCGGCCGCCGCCAGCGACTCCAGCGCACCGCGGACGACTGCAGCGCCGAGATCGCCCGCCGCTACCGCGAGGGCGAGGCCCAGGTGGACGACCTGCTGATCTGA
- a CDS encoding winged helix-turn-helix domain-containing protein: MNGSRKLSSQEIADALRDRIRGGDLRPGERLPTQAELAEEFGVERGTVRQALRALQEDGLLSNVSKGSPPRVAEAAHAARDEPQPTMVGLGPRLGAAFSQPQVRVDAACLTAETLMMALGEPVRRIHEGTIRPESIDVRILLPSRKINLAFPVPVEGRGEDDEEDPVHKRWLDQRNAQIRVLRHNLLALRTSHQLDVRVTFRALPFTPPVKLYLLNGQEALIAYYMLMQREEQMADGPLQMYDAFGTQSLLFSFEKETGPRDAAFVEQSQLWFNALWETITTDLTLS; encoded by the coding sequence GTGAACGGCAGCAGAAAGCTCTCGTCCCAGGAGATCGCCGACGCCCTGCGGGACCGCATCCGCGGCGGCGACCTCAGGCCCGGCGAGCGCCTGCCCACCCAGGCCGAGCTGGCGGAGGAGTTCGGCGTGGAGCGCGGCACGGTCCGTCAGGCGCTGCGCGCCCTGCAGGAGGACGGGCTGCTGAGCAACGTGAGCAAGGGGAGCCCGCCCAGGGTCGCCGAGGCCGCCCACGCCGCGCGGGACGAGCCGCAGCCGACGATGGTGGGCCTCGGTCCCCGCCTCGGCGCGGCCTTCTCCCAGCCGCAGGTCCGCGTCGACGCGGCCTGCCTCACCGCCGAGACCCTGATGATGGCCCTCGGTGAACCGGTCCGCCGCATCCACGAGGGGACGATCCGTCCCGAGTCCATCGACGTACGCATCCTCCTCCCCTCCCGGAAGATCAACCTGGCGTTCCCGGTCCCCGTGGAGGGGCGGGGCGAGGACGACGAGGAGGACCCGGTCCACAAGCGCTGGCTCGACCAGCGCAACGCCCAGATCCGCGTCCTGCGCCACAACCTCCTGGCCCTGCGCACGTCCCACCAGCTCGACGTCCGCGTGACCTTCCGCGCCCTCCCCTTCACCCCGCCCGTCAAGCTCTACCTCCTCAACGGCCAGGAAGCCCTGATCGCCTACTACATGCTCATGCAGCGCGAGGAGCAGATGGCGGACGGCCCCCTGCAGATGTACGACGCCTTCGGCACCCAGTCCCTCCTCTTCTCCTTCGAGAAGGAGACCGGGCCCCGTGACGCCGCGTTCGTGGAGCAGTCGCAACTGTGGTTCAACGCGCTCTGGGAAACCATCACGACGGACCTGACACTCTCCTAG
- a CDS encoding HAD family hydrolase, protein MTPDTTQTEPVTVETEILRALITPVRYVLFDFDGPICRLFAGHTAEQVAKDLVAWLEGQGLSGLLTDEERVHSDPMVVLYAVNRRHPRSDLVTELEERLTRQELKAVASAMPTAYADPLIRTWSAKGGRLAVASNNSARTVLNYLEGRGLAECFVPHLYGRTSDLDLLKPDPHCLNRALNALGAPPSAALMIGDAPTDCVAATRAGVPFLGYARNDRKEKLLRSAGAEVVVRSLQPVLSVLRSQA, encoded by the coding sequence GTGACTCCTGATACGACGCAGACTGAACCGGTGACAGTAGAGACAGAGATTCTGCGAGCACTGATCACCCCTGTTCGTTACGTTCTCTTCGACTTCGACGGGCCCATCTGCCGGCTCTTCGCCGGGCACACGGCGGAGCAGGTCGCGAAGGATCTGGTGGCCTGGTTGGAGGGGCAGGGGCTGAGCGGGCTCCTCACCGACGAGGAGCGGGTCCACTCCGACCCGATGGTCGTGCTGTACGCGGTCAACAGGAGGCATCCGCGCAGCGATCTGGTGACGGAGCTGGAAGAGCGGCTCACCCGGCAGGAACTCAAGGCGGTCGCCTCCGCGATGCCCACCGCGTATGCCGATCCGCTGATACGCACCTGGTCCGCGAAGGGCGGCCGGCTCGCGGTGGCCAGCAACAACTCGGCGCGTACGGTGCTGAACTACCTCGAAGGCCGTGGTCTCGCCGAGTGCTTCGTCCCGCACCTGTACGGGCGCACCAGCGATCTCGATCTGCTGAAGCCGGACCCGCACTGTCTGAACCGGGCTCTGAACGCCCTGGGCGCCCCTCCTTCTGCGGCCCTGATGATCGGTGACGCCCCTACGGACTGCGTTGCCGCCACGCGGGCCGGAGTGCCGTTCCTCGGCTACGCGCGAAACGACCGAAAGGAGAAGCTGCTGAGAAGTGCGGGCGCGGAGGTCGTCGTACGTTCGTTGCAGCCCGTGCTGAGTGTGCTGAGGTCTCAGGCCTGA